In Paenibacillus sp. FSL R7-0345, a single window of DNA contains:
- a CDS encoding DUF3892 domain-containing protein, with product MINNERERFTAAQRNGDGDLLKFQTSSGRVLDYQQALQEVQTGSIAGVNVFKGKDGEMYIRGDADGDPTNNLDQLPQF from the coding sequence GTGATCAACAATGAACGCGAACGTTTTACAGCGGCGCAGAGAAATGGTGACGGCGATCTGCTGAAGTTTCAGACTTCCTCTGGACGTGTACTCGATTACCAGCAGGCGCTGCAGGAGGTTCAGACCGGCAGTATTGCCGGAGTGAATGTGTTCAAAGGGAAAGACGGCGAAATGTATATCCGGGGAGATGCGGACGGGGATCCTACGAATAACCTGGATCAGCTGCCGCAGTTCTAG
- a CDS encoding 5-oxoprolinase subunit PxpA gives MKSVDLNCDLGESFGAYRIGRDEEILPYITSANIACGFHAGDPGTMSRTVQLVLKHGVAVGAHPGLQDLAGFGRREMKLSPREAYELTVYQVGALWGFVRAEGGVLRHVKPHGALYNMAAASSALAEAIAEAVYRIEPELILFGLAGSELIRAGNKAGLLTASEVFADRTYLSDGSLTPRSRPEALVTDEQQARHQVLRMVGEGKMRSISGEDVAITAETICLHGDGLHAVEFAVAIRSSLENAGIAVQRIRARV, from the coding sequence ATGAAGTCTGTTGATTTAAACTGCGATCTGGGCGAGAGCTTCGGCGCGTACCGGATCGGGCGGGATGAAGAGATCCTCCCGTACATAACATCAGCCAATATTGCCTGCGGCTTCCATGCCGGCGATCCCGGCACCATGTCGCGGACGGTGCAGCTGGTGCTGAAGCATGGAGTGGCTGTCGGTGCGCACCCCGGCCTGCAGGATCTGGCCGGTTTCGGACGCAGGGAAATGAAGCTTTCGCCCCGGGAAGCTTACGAGCTCACGGTTTATCAGGTGGGGGCCTTATGGGGTTTTGTGCGGGCAGAAGGCGGCGTGCTCCGGCATGTCAAGCCGCATGGTGCGCTGTATAACATGGCGGCAGCCTCCTCAGCTCTGGCCGAAGCAATCGCAGAGGCGGTGTACCGGATTGAGCCGGAGCTGATTCTGTTCGGCCTGGCCGGCAGCGAGCTGATCCGGGCCGGGAACAAGGCGGGGCTGCTTACTGCGAGTGAGGTTTTTGCCGACCGGACTTATCTGAGCGATGGCTCACTAACGCCCAGAAGCCGGCCGGAAGCGCTAGTGACGGATGAACAGCAGGCCCGGCATCAGGTTCTAAGGATGGTGGGCGAGGGCAAGATGCGCTCCATCAGCGGAGAGGATGTGGCTATAACCGCTGAAACCATCTGTCTGCACGGGGACGGTCTTCACGCCGTAGAATTTGCAGTAGCTATCCGAAGCTCCTTGGAGAATGCGGGAATAGCAGTGCAGCGCATCAGGGCACGGGTATAG
- the metG gene encoding methionine--tRNA ligase gives MKTIFIGGAWPYANGSLHLGRLASILPGDILARYHRAAGDRVLYVSGSDCHGTPVAVQAAREGVSPGAFAGRYHHEFTECFSRLGFTFDLYTRTDQSEHHEVVQELFLQLLDHGYLYTRSALQCYCEQDQRFLPDRYVEGICPHCGQPARGDQCDYCSALLDPSDLLERVCKICGTPPVLRPTEHYYLALSKLQDELAAYAGAEHGWRENAVRLTGRYLQEGLQDRAATRDLDWGVDVPVDGYSGKKIYVWIEAVSGYLSASRQWARQTGESWEDFWLESVGEGTPEQGITAYYVHGKDNVPFHSLIWPAILMGAGGLHLPDRLLACEYMTLEGQKFSTSRNWAVWVPDILSRYQPDSIRYFLIANGPEKRDTDFTWREFIHSHNGELLGAFGNFVNRSLAFINKSFDGRVPQGEAEALWNHAINELYLKAGKLIEAGRFKDALESIFAAVRQANKYFDEQKPWAMFKENPADCSHTLYNCVQIIANLANLLNPFIPFSCNQIRSFLSLGQPCWHSISVPAGQAIRDLTLLFERIDPKRIEEETERLKAQLTGGG, from the coding sequence ATGAAGACTATTTTTATCGGCGGCGCCTGGCCCTATGCCAACGGTTCCCTGCATCTAGGCAGGCTGGCAAGCATTCTGCCGGGTGACATTCTAGCCCGCTATCACCGGGCGGCTGGCGACCGGGTGCTGTATGTGTCCGGAAGTGACTGTCACGGAACACCGGTGGCAGTGCAGGCTGCCAGGGAAGGGGTATCTCCGGGGGCATTCGCCGGCAGATACCATCACGAATTCACGGAATGCTTCAGCCGGCTGGGCTTCACGTTTGACCTGTATACACGCACAGATCAGTCTGAACACCATGAGGTAGTCCAGGAGTTATTTCTGCAGCTGCTGGATCACGGATATCTGTATACCCGATCGGCTTTGCAGTGCTACTGTGAGCAGGACCAGCGCTTTCTCCCGGACCGCTACGTGGAGGGCATTTGTCCGCACTGCGGACAGCCGGCGCGCGGCGATCAGTGCGACTATTGCTCAGCCCTGCTCGATCCGTCCGACCTGCTGGAACGGGTCTGCAAAATCTGCGGAACACCGCCCGTTCTGCGCCCCACAGAGCATTATTACCTGGCCTTATCGAAGCTGCAGGATGAGCTGGCCGCATATGCCGGGGCGGAGCATGGCTGGAGGGAAAATGCGGTCCGGTTAACCGGGCGGTACCTGCAGGAAGGACTTCAGGACCGTGCGGCAACCCGGGACCTGGACTGGGGAGTCGATGTGCCGGTCGACGGCTACAGCGGCAAAAAAATTTACGTCTGGATCGAGGCGGTCAGCGGTTATCTGTCTGCCAGCAGACAGTGGGCCCGGCAGACAGGCGAAAGCTGGGAGGACTTCTGGCTGGAAAGCGTCGGTGAGGGCACTCCCGAACAGGGCATCACCGCCTATTATGTACACGGCAAAGACAATGTGCCGTTCCATAGTCTCATCTGGCCGGCCATTCTTATGGGGGCGGGCGGACTGCATTTGCCGGACCGGCTGCTGGCCTGTGAATACATGACTCTGGAGGGTCAAAAGTTCTCCACTAGCCGTAACTGGGCTGTCTGGGTTCCCGATATTCTCAGCCGCTATCAGCCGGATTCCATCCGCTATTTTCTCATAGCAAACGGACCCGAGAAGCGGGACACCGATTTCACCTGGCGGGAATTTATCCATAGCCATAACGGTGAGCTGCTTGGTGCCTTCGGCAATTTCGTCAACCGCAGCCTGGCTTTCATCAACAAGTCATTTGACGGCCGGGTGCCTCAAGGAGAAGCAGAAGCGCTGTGGAATCATGCAATTAATGAATTGTATCTAAAAGCCGGTAAGCTTATTGAGGCAGGCCGGTTCAAGGACGCGCTGGAGAGCATCTTTGCAGCGGTACGCCAGGCTAACAAATATTTCGACGAACAGAAGCCTTGGGCAATGTTCAAGGAAAATCCGGCGGACTGCAGCCATACCCTCTACAACTGTGTGCAAATTATCGCTAATCTGGCTAACCTGCTGAATCCGTTTATTCCCTTTTCCTGTAACCAGATCCGCTCCTTCCTCTCGTTAGGGCAGCCCTGTTGGCACAGCATCTCCGTACCCGCGGGTCAGGCCATCCGGGACTTAACCCTGCTCTTTGAGCGGATCGATCCGAAGCGTATAGAGGAAGAAACAGAGCGGCTGAAAGCACAATTAACCGGGGGAGGATAG
- a CDS encoding MBL fold metallo-hydrolase: MTLQLQMLGTGDAHAKNYYNNNGLLISPDYTLMIDCGTTAPLAMEAAGRSVSEVDAVLITHTHSDHIGGLPELGRLTRSAGGPKMPLFAAGPLMNPLHEGYLKNRTGNSGSPRTLDEAFEVKLLPPAASCTLSPAITLELIRTPHIRGKDSYSLLLNGDIFYSADMTFQPELLLKLVRKQGVRQIFHECQLTGPGVIHTALSDLLSLPQDIRELIRLMHYSDQKPAFEGKTAEMTFMEQQVLYTL; the protein is encoded by the coding sequence ATGACTCTGCAGCTGCAAATGCTCGGCACCGGCGATGCCCATGCCAAAAACTACTATAATAATAACGGGCTGCTCATCAGCCCGGACTATACTCTGATGATCGACTGCGGAACCACCGCACCGCTTGCCATGGAGGCAGCCGGCCGTTCTGTCAGTGAGGTGGACGCTGTGCTGATTACCCACACTCACAGTGACCACATTGGCGGTCTCCCTGAGCTTGGCAGGCTCACCCGGTCAGCCGGAGGGCCAAAAATGCCCCTGTTCGCTGCCGGACCGTTAATGAATCCGCTCCATGAAGGTTACCTTAAAAACCGCACCGGGAATTCCGGCTCCCCCCGCACCCTTGATGAGGCTTTCGAAGTAAAGCTGCTGCCGCCTGCTGCATCCTGCACACTCTCTCCCGCAATCACACTGGAACTGATCCGCACACCGCATATCCGCGGTAAAGACAGTTACTCCCTGCTGCTGAACGGTGATATTTTTTACAGTGCCGACATGACTTTTCAGCCTGAGCTGCTCCTGAAGCTGGTCCGCAAGCAGGGGGTCCGTCAAATTTTTCATGAGTGCCAGCTGACGGGCCCGGGCGTAATCCATACAGCTCTTAGCGATCTGTTATCTTTGCCCCAGGACATTCGTGAGCTGATCCGCCTGATGCATTACAGCGACCAGAAGCCCGCCTTTGAGGGTAAAACAGCAGAGATGACTTTTATGGAGCAGCAGGTGCTGTATACGCTATAA
- a CDS encoding biotin-dependent carboxyltransferase family protein, with protein MSLLIMKPGLLTTVQDLGRYGFQQFGVIAGGAMDSYALRMANLLVGNDEQAAGLEMTVLGPEITFAAPALIAVCGGGLAPMLDGQPLPLWRSAYVPKGTRLHFGRLPGGCRAYLAVAGGIDVPVQLNSRSTYLRAGIGGHQGRALRSGDVLPVGTPSRRAAAWTERLARGSGAWQLDLWAGRLNRGLETGEFDNRQEAGRLNGGLETGQFDSGQEAGRLAGKLGAEVIAISSWYPAPALIPEYPKAPVVRVIAGEEYGLFSEESRRRFLSEPYMILPESDRMGYRLSGSVLELEQERSLVSAAVTFGTIQVPSGGAPIILMADRQTTGGYPKLAQVITADLPLLAQAGPGSAIRFRLVTLRQAQEQLMQREFELRRLRLVLEHM; from the coding sequence ATGAGCCTGCTGATCATGAAGCCGGGTCTGCTAACGACGGTTCAGGATCTGGGTAGATACGGCTTCCAGCAGTTCGGTGTGATTGCCGGGGGGGCGATGGACAGCTATGCTCTTCGCATGGCCAATCTGCTAGTCGGCAATGATGAACAGGCCGCCGGACTGGAAATGACAGTGCTCGGCCCGGAAATTACCTTCGCTGCTCCGGCACTGATTGCCGTCTGCGGCGGCGGATTAGCGCCGATGCTGGACGGGCAGCCGCTGCCGCTTTGGCGGTCAGCCTATGTGCCTAAAGGGACACGGCTGCATTTTGGGCGCCTGCCCGGTGGATGCAGGGCATATCTGGCTGTTGCCGGAGGCATCGATGTTCCGGTGCAGCTGAACAGCCGCTCGACCTACCTGCGCGCCGGGATCGGCGGCCATCAGGGCAGGGCGCTACGCTCCGGTGACGTGCTGCCTGTAGGCACGCCTTCGCGCAGGGCTGCCGCCTGGACAGAACGGCTGGCCCGGGGTTCAGGCGCGTGGCAGCTGGACTTGTGGGCGGGGCGGTTGAATAGAGGACTGGAAACAGGAGAATTCGATAATAGACAGGAAGCAGGACGGTTGAACGGTGGACTGGAAACTGGACAGTTCGATAGTGGTCAGGAAGCAGGACGGTTGGCTGGTAAGTTGGGAGCAGAAGTTATAGCTATAAGCAGCTGGTATCCTGCGCCGGCACTTATTCCTGAGTATCCAAAAGCCCCGGTGGTCCGGGTGATTGCCGGGGAAGAATACGGGCTGTTCAGCGAAGAGAGCCGGCGGCGCTTTCTGTCTGAGCCATATATGATTCTCCCGGAGTCGGACCGGATGGGCTACCGGCTGTCCGGGAGTGTATTGGAGCTGGAGCAGGAACGGAGTCTGGTCTCAGCGGCAGTCACCTTTGGCACCATTCAGGTACCATCCGGCGGAGCCCCGATCATCCTGATGGCGGACCGGCAGACGACCGGCGGTTATCCGAAGCTTGCGCAGGTCATTACGGCAGACCTGCCGCTGCTTGCGCAGGCGGGCCCCGGCAGCGCTATCCGCTTCCGGCTTGTCACCCTGCGGCAAGCACAGGAGCAGCTAATGCAGCGTGAGTTTGAGCTGCGCCGGCTGCGGCTTGTGCTGGAACATATGTAG
- a CDS encoding NUDIX domain-containing protein, producing the protein MKVTIHRTAVKDVALKYVVIVARQGDQWIMARHRERSTWEFAGGHIEPNEPADDAAARELYEETGAEEFSLTPVCVYSVSIEGVPESFGKLYLADVQSFGQIPQFEMAEIRGFADIPEEVTYPLIVPAHMAEIKRFLQEAE; encoded by the coding sequence GTGAAAGTTACGATACATAGGACAGCTGTTAAAGATGTTGCACTAAAATATGTAGTGATTGTTGCAAGGCAGGGCGATCAGTGGATTATGGCCAGGCACCGTGAACGGTCTACATGGGAGTTTGCGGGCGGGCATATCGAGCCGAATGAACCGGCGGATGATGCGGCGGCGCGGGAATTATATGAAGAGACAGGAGCAGAGGAATTCTCCCTAACACCTGTCTGCGTATACTCAGTATCCATAGAAGGGGTGCCCGAGAGCTTCGGCAAGCTCTATCTGGCGGATGTTCAGAGCTTCGGGCAGATTCCCCAATTTGAAATGGCCGAGATCAGGGGCTTCGCGGACATACCGGAGGAAGTGACCTACCCGCTAATCGTTCCGGCGCATATGGCTGAAATCAAGAGATTTTTGCAGGAGGCGGAATAA
- a CDS encoding GNAT family N-acetyltransferase: MAAEIVHVTTDEQLQMGLDIRKKVFVEEQQVPAEEEIDEYDVIGDQVHHLLVVDDGVPVAAGRLIYYKAGSAKMQRIAVHKEYRSKGYGRVLLMALEERAKELGLVFSILDAQCQAEDFYAKQGYEVISEEPFYDAGILHVRMQKKL; this comes from the coding sequence ATGGCGGCGGAAATCGTACATGTAACTACAGATGAACAGCTTCAGATGGGGCTGGACATCCGCAAAAAAGTATTCGTAGAGGAACAGCAGGTTCCGGCGGAAGAGGAAATTGACGAATACGATGTAATCGGGGATCAGGTGCATCATCTGCTGGTTGTGGATGACGGCGTTCCGGTGGCTGCCGGCCGGCTGATTTACTATAAAGCAGGATCTGCCAAAATGCAGCGCATCGCTGTGCATAAGGAATACCGCAGCAAGGGATACGGGCGTGTCCTGCTGATGGCGCTTGAAGAGCGGGCCAAAGAACTGGGACTGGTCTTTTCGATACTGGATGCGCAGTGTCAGGCTGAAGATTTTTATGCCAAGCAGGGTTATGAGGTCATCTCCGAGGAGCCATTCTATGACGCAGGCATCCTGCATGTGAGAATGCAGAAGAAGCTTTAA
- the pxpB gene encoding 5-oxoprolinase subunit PxpB, producing MGNKAEGRVPHLQNHTRTGLPRIIPLGDSAASVLFEAAVSPQTHRRVRAVCSRLSSAPFAGMLEFVPSFHSVAVYYDGHAVLKAYPQYIAPGEENYPYPVVAALLKDLLKHTEEQEAPAPRTVRIPVCYGGENGPDLEFVARHNGLSVQEVIDVHSSADYLVYMLGFAPGFPYLGGLSPAISAPRRSSPRLVIPAGSVGIAGDQTGVYPLETPGGWQLIGRTPLALFKPDAMPPVLLLAGDIVRFYPVSFREFSDMGDERL from the coding sequence TTGGGTAACAAGGCAGAGGGCCGGGTACCTCATCTGCAAAATCATACTAGGACTGGATTGCCTCGCATTATCCCGTTAGGAGATTCAGCTGCGTCTGTACTCTTTGAGGCAGCAGTCAGTCCGCAGACCCACCGCCGTGTCAGGGCGGTTTGCAGCAGGCTGAGTTCTGCTCCTTTTGCGGGGATGCTTGAATTTGTCCCTTCCTTTCACTCGGTTGCCGTATATTACGACGGGCATGCTGTCCTGAAGGCATATCCGCAGTATATCGCCCCCGGGGAGGAAAACTATCCGTATCCGGTAGTGGCTGCCCTATTGAAAGATCTATTGAAGCATACAGAAGAACAGGAGGCTCCTGCTCCAAGAACGGTCAGAATTCCTGTATGCTACGGCGGGGAAAACGGTCCTGACCTGGAGTTTGTGGCCCGTCATAACGGGCTATCAGTACAGGAAGTTATTGATGTTCATTCTTCGGCTGATTATCTGGTCTATATGCTTGGCTTTGCCCCGGGTTTTCCTTATCTCGGGGGGCTGTCCCCGGCGATTTCTGCTCCGCGCCGGTCCTCACCAAGGCTGGTTATCCCCGCAGGCTCTGTCGGGATTGCAGGCGATCAGACCGGGGTGTATCCGCTGGAGACGCCGGGCGGCTGGCAGCTGATCGGCCGGACTCCGCTTGCTTTGTTTAAGCCGGATGCTATGCCGCCCGTATTGCTGCTGGCCGGCGATATAGTCCGCTTCTATCCGGTTTCATTCCGGGAATTCTCGGACATGGGAGATGAGAGACTATGA
- a CDS encoding copper amine oxidase: MRWKKIALCVVVFSLMGGSLLFADSVNQKLRVWSNGKEMADGGYLIDGKAYIPAREAGGVVSWDGSGKVTILKPNVQIVLFNGDKVFGNVNVGKLKIKVLTQVDSLTDEIAAVKVAITDPSGNVKDIQSQELGGSKKEDFWFPTSEFTYDFKDSGKYRVGFYIKASKGSDYVLVAEKVITALD, from the coding sequence ATGAGATGGAAAAAAATTGCTCTGTGCGTGGTTGTGTTTTCCCTGATGGGAGGCTCATTATTGTTCGCGGATTCTGTAAATCAAAAGCTTAGAGTATGGAGCAATGGAAAGGAGATGGCCGACGGGGGCTATCTGATCGACGGGAAGGCATATATTCCGGCCAGAGAAGCCGGAGGTGTCGTCAGCTGGGACGGTTCAGGCAAGGTGACGATCCTCAAGCCGAATGTGCAGATTGTACTGTTCAACGGCGACAAGGTGTTTGGCAATGTGAACGTAGGCAAGCTCAAGATCAAGGTGCTGACCCAGGTGGACAGCCTGACTGATGAAATTGCTGCCGTAAAGGTGGCTATTACTGACCCTTCGGGCAATGTAAAGGATATTCAATCCCAGGAGCTCGGCGGATCGAAGAAGGAGGATTTCTGGTTCCCGACTTCAGAATTCACGTATGACTTCAAGGACTCCGGCAAATACCGTGTAGGCTTCTACATTAAGGCTTCAAAAGGCTCCGATTACGTTCTTGTGGCAGAGAAGGTAATTACGGCGCTGGATTAA
- a CDS encoding DUF1796 family putative cysteine peptidase, which yields MNLQDIHKEYDLIVSLGSSCAPAINMRRYGLRKFAMPLDWMISASLSDVNRLIGSRFDGFMELENLSKLEETDFFLNDGDPLYDDPARHSLSKSYFIKDSRYNIVSAHDFPVIPQVDWRSCYPAYRQKLDRRITRFWANLLLSSNSLFIRWHASYEQVYELRYILSTLLRGRSFTILILNPAEHLTVTRELPWGMEHVCALEVPGDMNDYANWDYLLSGIRLK from the coding sequence ATGAACCTTCAGGATATTCACAAAGAATACGACTTGATCGTCAGCCTCGGCTCCTCCTGCGCACCTGCCATTAATATGAGACGGTACGGCCTCCGCAAGTTCGCCATGCCCCTGGACTGGATGATCTCTGCATCACTCAGCGATGTGAACCGGTTAATCGGCAGCCGTTTTGACGGCTTCATGGAATTGGAGAATTTAAGCAAGCTGGAGGAGACCGACTTTTTCCTGAACGATGGGGATCCCCTGTATGACGACCCTGCAAGGCACAGCTTATCCAAATCCTATTTTATTAAGGACTCCCGGTACAATATTGTTTCCGCACACGATTTTCCGGTCATCCCGCAAGTAGATTGGCGCTCCTGTTATCCGGCTTACAGACAAAAGCTTGACCGGCGGATCACCCGCTTCTGGGCAAATCTGCTCTTAAGCAGCAACAGTCTGTTCATCCGGTGGCATGCCAGCTACGAACAGGTGTATGAGCTACGTTATATTTTATCCACATTACTTAGAGGAAGAAGCTTTACCATTCTGATCCTAAACCCTGCAGAACATCTGACGGTTACCAGGGAACTGCCCTGGGGTATGGAGCACGTGTGCGCACTTGAGGTTCCGGGAGATATGAATGATTATGCGAACTGGGATTATTTATTAAGCGGGATACGGCTGAAGTAA
- a CDS encoding aminotransferase class I/II-fold pyridoxal phosphate-dependent enzyme, giving the protein MNQHDTPLFTALKKHAAGNPVQFHIPGHKKGLGTDAEFREFIGDNALSIDLINIAPLDDLHQPTGVILEAQKLAAQAFGADYTYFSVQGTSNAIMTMILSVCSEGDKIIVPRNIHKSVMSAIIFSGAKPVFVSPVQDENLGIDHGITTSSLARALKRHPDAKGVLVINPTYFGVVADLRSIVDLAHSYGVPVLVDEAHGVLIHFHEDLPVSAMAAGADMAATSVHKLGGSMTQSSVLNLNAKTGLVNPQRVQTIISMLTTTSTSYILLASLDTSRRNLALNGHEMAERTIALSNYAREAINNIDGLYSFGKEILGTEATFNLDPTKLNIHVRHLGITGYETENWLRQKYNIEVELSDMYNILCLITPGDTRESVDKLISALRVLSAVHYSKGEIYELKVQVPEIPQLALIPRDAFYADTQLVPFRESAGYIIAEFIYVYPPGIPILLPGEVITQDNIDYIIDHVEIGLPVKGPEDRSINFVKVIVEADPIS; this is encoded by the coding sequence ATGAATCAACACGATACTCCCCTCTTCACTGCTCTTAAAAAGCATGCCGCCGGAAACCCAGTTCAATTTCATATTCCGGGGCATAAGAAGGGGCTAGGAACCGATGCCGAATTCCGTGAGTTTATCGGCGATAACGCACTATCCATAGATTTGATCAACATCGCACCGCTTGATGATCTTCATCAGCCTACCGGCGTGATATTGGAAGCTCAGAAGCTGGCTGCGCAGGCCTTCGGCGCCGACTATACGTATTTTAGCGTACAAGGCACGAGCAATGCCATCATGACTATGATCCTCTCTGTCTGCTCGGAAGGAGACAAAATAATTGTTCCCCGCAACATTCACAAATCGGTGATGTCGGCGATTATTTTCTCCGGAGCCAAGCCTGTTTTCGTCTCACCTGTTCAGGATGAGAATCTTGGGATAGACCACGGTATTACCACCAGCTCGCTGGCACGTGCATTAAAGCGTCATCCGGACGCCAAAGGAGTTCTAGTGATCAATCCGACGTACTTCGGTGTAGTCGCCGACCTGCGTTCGATTGTGGATCTTGCCCACAGCTACGGAGTTCCCGTACTGGTGGATGAGGCACATGGAGTATTGATTCATTTTCATGAGGATCTGCCGGTATCGGCCATGGCGGCCGGTGCGGATATGGCAGCAACCAGTGTTCACAAGCTGGGCGGCTCCATGACGCAGAGCTCGGTACTGAATCTCAATGCGAAGACCGGCCTGGTCAATCCGCAGCGGGTTCAGACGATCATCAGCATGCTGACCACAACGTCAACTTCCTATATTTTACTCGCGTCCCTGGATACTTCAAGACGCAACCTTGCTCTTAACGGCCACGAAATGGCTGAGCGGACGATCGCGCTGTCCAATTATGCGCGGGAAGCCATCAATAATATTGACGGCTTGTACAGCTTTGGCAAAGAAATTCTCGGTACGGAGGCCACCTTTAACCTTGACCCGACCAAGCTGAACATCCATGTCCGTCACTTGGGCATCACCGGCTATGAGACAGAGAACTGGCTCCGCCAGAAGTACAACATCGAAGTCGAGCTTAGCGACATGTACAATATTCTTTGCCTGATTACGCCTGGAGATACCCGTGAATCTGTAGATAAGCTGATTTCCGCATTGCGCGTGCTTTCAGCCGTTCATTACAGTAAAGGCGAAATCTATGAACTGAAGGTACAGGTACCGGAAATCCCGCAGCTTGCCCTGATTCCGCGGGATGCCTTCTACGCAGATACGCAGCTGGTTCCGTTCCGTGAATCCGCCGGCTACATCATTGCTGAATTCATTTATGTTTATCCGCCGGGAATTCCGATTTTGCTGCCTGGTGAAGTTATTACCCAGGATAACATCGACTATATCATCGACCACGTTGAAATCGGCCTTCCGGTTAAAGGACCGGAAGACCGCAGCATCAACTTTGTCAAAGTCATTGTGGAAGCTGACCCGATCTCTTAA
- a CDS encoding DUF1292 domain-containing protein gives MSDHKHEHGHEHGEACGCGHDHDHEHEEFVLTLTNEQGEDVEMVLVETFDVGEKLYALLLERENPEADGIILRMEEENEEMVLYNIEDEAEWKAVEEAYNELLAQQE, from the coding sequence ATGAGCGATCACAAACATGAGCATGGCCATGAACATGGTGAAGCATGCGGTTGCGGACATGATCACGACCATGAGCACGAGGAGTTTGTGCTGACCTTGACGAACGAGCAGGGCGAAGATGTAGAAATGGTGCTGGTGGAAACGTTCGACGTAGGCGAGAAGTTGTACGCGCTGCTGCTGGAACGCGAAAACCCTGAGGCAGACGGTATCATTCTGCGTATGGAAGAAGAGAACGAAGAAATGGTTCTTTACAACATTGAAGATGAAGCTGAATGGAAAGCTGTTGAAGAAGCTTACAACGAGCTGCTTGCCCAGCAAGAATAG
- a CDS encoding DUF6199 family natural product biosynthesis protein, protein MVVFAVLFVLLAVLNFCFPAFGWYLRYGWMVKGHSEPSNAYILMCRISSVLALILFFVFFIPVIFF, encoded by the coding sequence ATGGTTGTATTTGCTGTTCTGTTTGTCTTGCTGGCCGTACTGAACTTTTGCTTTCCGGCCTTCGGCTGGTATCTGCGTTACGGGTGGATGGTTAAGGGACATTCCGAGCCGAGTAATGCTTATATTCTGATGTGCCGGATCAGCAGCGTTCTCGCCCTCATCCTCTTTTTCGTATTTTTTATACCGGTTATATTTTTTTAA